The genomic DNA CCATTTCTCCAAGGAAGGGTTGTCCGGGTTCTCCACCTGGATGTATGCCCAGTATCAGGAGGAGATGTTCCACGCCATGCGCTTCTTCAACTATATCAATGAAGCCGGTGGCCACGCCAAGCTCGGCGTCATTGATGCGCCCCAGTATTCGTGGGAGACGCCCCTGGCCGCCTTTGAGAACGCCCTGGAACATGAGCAGGGCGTGACCGCGCGCATCAACGCCCTGGCCGATCTCGCGGTGGCGGAGCGCAACCACGCCGTGGGCATCTTCCTGCAATGGTTCATCACCGAGCAGGTGGAGGAAGAGGACACGGTGGGCGCCATCGTGGGCAAGCTCAGGATGCTGGGGGACGGCGGCGGGCTGTTCATGCTCGACCGCGACCTGGGCACCAGGGTCTTCACGCCGCCGACCAACGCGTAAGCGGGCTGAATCACAAAGGCCGGACGGTGCATCCCTCCGGCCTTTCCATTGACTGACACAGGAGGCGGACATGCCGGATACGGGCATCAACATCGTCATCGGCGGCGAGGCCGGGCAGGGGCTGGCCACCCTAGGGCAGATCATGGCGCGCGCAGTCATGCGGGCCGGGTATCATCTGCTGGTCAAGCAGGACTACATGTCGCGCATCCGGGGCGGGCACAATTTCTTTTCCATCCGCATGGGGGCCGAGCCGGTGCTGGCCGTCACCGAGGCCATCGACATCCTCGTGGCCATGGACGCCCGGACCATCGAGCTGCACCGCGACCGGCTCAACCCCGGAGCCGTGGTCATTGCCGGGGATTCCATCGACACCGCCGGGCTCAATGCGCTGCGCGTGCCGCTCAAGGATCTGGCTCCCAAGCCGCTCTTTTACAACGTGGTGGCCCTGGGCGTTCTGGGCGGGGCCGTGTGTGCCGATGTGGCCATTCTCGAAGATTTGCTGCGGCAGACATTCGGCAAAAAGGGCGACGCGGTGGTCCAGGCCAACATCGAGGTGGTGCGCAAGGCCCATGCCTGGGTCGGGGAGCAGAAGTACGACTTCTCCTGCATCGCGCCGCTGCCAAAGAATGCGGAAAAGCGGCTGATGCTCAATGGCAACGAGGCCATCGCCATGGGCGCGCTGGCCGCCGGATGCAATTTCGTCTCGTTCTATCCCATGACACCGGCCACCACCGTGCCCACCGCCCTGATTGCCAAGGGGCGCTCGCTCGGCCTTGTCCACGATCAGGCCGAGGACGAGATCGCGGCCATCAACATGGCCATCGGTGCCTCTTATGCCGGGGCCAAAGCCCTGGTGGCTACCTCGGGCGGCGGGTTCGCCCTCATGGTCGAGGGCGTGAGTCTGGCCGGGGTCTCGGAAACACCCCTGGTGGTCGTGGTCGCCCAGCGGCCCGGTCCGGCCACGGGCCTGGCCACCCGTACCGAGCAGGCAGACCTCAACCTTGTGCTCCACGCCGGGCACGGCGAGTTTCCCAGAGCCATCTTTGCGCCCGGCACGGTGGAGGAGTGTTATTACCTGACGCATCACGCCTTTGACCTGGCCGAGCAGTACCAGACGCCCATGTTCGTGCTCACGGACCAGTTCCTGGCCGATTCGTACCGGGACGTGCCGCCCTTTGACCTCGACGATCTGCCGCAGATCGCGCAGCCGCTCATGGAAGCCCCGGTTCCCTACAGCCGCTACGCCGTGACCGATGACGGGGTGTCGCCCCGCGTGGTGCCGGGCTTTGCCGAGGTGCTGGTCCGGGCCGACTCCCACGAGCACGACGAGCAGAGCCACATGACCGAGGACGCGGCCAACCGCGTGCGCCAGAACGTCAAGCGGCTCGACAAGGGCAACGGCCTGATGCAGGACGTCATCGGCCCGGATTATTATGGTCCTGACGAGAACGATGAGGACGCGGACCTCGTGCTCCTGTGCTGGGGCTCGTCCCTTGGCGCGTGTCTCGAAGCGGCGGAAACCCTGAACAAGAAGGCTGCGCGGCGCGTGGCAGTGCTCCACTTCAGCCAGGTCTATCCCCTGCGCGAGGAGCAGTTCATGGACCGGCTGGAAGCGGCGGGGCAGGTGGTGGCCGTGGAGGGCAACGCCACGGCCCAGTTCGCCCGGCTGGTGGCGCGCGAGACGGGATTCACCGTCACCGGCTCGGTCCTGCGCTTCGACGGCAGGCCGCTGAGCCCGGAATATGTCCTCAAGGGACTGGAAAGCATCATCTAGCCCAAGGAGCGAAAGCATGACCTCCATAGAGCAATACGGCCAGTTCGAGACCTCCTGGTGTCCCGGCTGCGGCAACTTTCCCCTTCTCGAATCATTGAAGAAGGCCCTGGCGAGGCTCGACCTGCCCCCGCACCGGGTCATGGTCTCGTCCGGCATTGGTCAGGCGGCCAAGACGCCGCATTACATGCACTGTCACATGTTCAACGGTCTGCATGGCCGCTCCCTGCCCGTGGCCCAGGGCATGAAGATGGCCAACCCGGAAATGACCGTCATCTGCGAGTCGGGCGACGGCTGCGTCTACGGCGAGGGCGGCAACCACTTCCTGGCCGCCATCAGGCGCAACATGGACATCACCCTGCTGGTCCACGACAACCAGATATACGGGCTGACCAAGGGACAGGCCAGTCCCACCTCCGGGCGCGGCCATGTGACCAAGACCCAGCCCGAGGGCGCGCCCTCGGAGGCGTTCAACCCTGTGGCCGTGGCCGTGGCCATGAAGGCCGGGTTCGTGGCCCGTGCCTTTACCGGCGAGCCCGAACACCTGACGGAGATGATCGTTCAGGCGGTCAGCCATCCGGGATTCTCCCTGGTGGACATCTTTCAACCCTGCGTCTCCTTCAACAAGGTCAACACCTTTGGCTGGTACAAGGAGCGCTGCCTGATGCTGGAAGACCATGATCCCACGGACTGGGCCGCGGCCCTGGCCAGGGCCGACGAGTTCGGCGAGCGCATTCCCCTTGGCGTGCTCTATCGCAACGACCGCCCGGTTCTCGCCACGAGCCAGCCCCTGGCGAAGCACCGCTACGCTGCCGAAGACCTCAGGGCCGCGCTGGAGTCCTACGCCTGACGGGCGGAGCCTCGCTGCTGATACTCCTTTACAAAGGGCGGCTTCTTTGCAAAAGCTCATGCCCACGAGACAACCCCCATTTCACGAGGTGAGAATGAGCAACGATTCGGAAAAGATCATCTACTCCATGTACAAGGTGACCAAGCGTCACGGACAGCGTGAAGTACTGAAAAGCATATCCCTGTCATACTTCTATGGTGCCAAGATCGGCGTGCTCGGCCTTAACGGGTCGGGCAAGAGTTCGCTCCTCAGGGTCCTGGCGGGCGTTGACAAGAATTTCGAGGGCGAGACGCACGTCAAGGAAGGCTACACCGTGGGCTACCTGGAGCAGGAGCCGCTGGTGGACGAAACCCGCACCGTGCGCGAGGTGGTCGAGGAGGGCGTGGGCGAGATCATGGCCATTGTCCGCGAATACAACGAGATCAACGAGAAGTTCGCCGAGCCCATGGAGGCGGACGAGATGGATGCCCTCATCGAGCGCCAGGGCAAGGTGCAGGAACTGATGGATGCCAAGGGGGCCTGGGATATCGACTCCAAGCTCGACATGGCCATGGACTCCCTGCGCTGTCCGCCGTCGGACACCTTGGTCTCGGTCATCTCCGGCGGCGAGCGCCGCCGCGTGGCCCTGTGCCGCCTGCTGCTCCAGGCCCCGGACATCCTGCTGCTCGACGAGCCCACCAACCATCTGGACGCGGATTCCGTGGCCTGGCTCGAAAAATTCCTGTCCCAGTTCCCTGGCACGGTCATCGCCGTGACCCACGATCGCTATTTTCTCGACAACGTGGCCGGCTGGATTCTCGAACTGGACCGTGGCCGCGGCATTCCCTGGAAGGGCAACTACTCGTCCTGGCTCGAACAGAAGCAGAACCGCCTCAATCTGGAGAGCAAGGCCGAGTCCGAGCGCCAGAAAACCCTGGAGCGCGAGCTTGAGTGGATACGCATGTCGCCCAAGGGTCGCCGGGCCAAGGGCAAGGCGCGCATCAACGCCTACGAGTCCATGGTCAGCCACGAGAGCGAGCGTCTGGCGGACGATCTGCAGATCTACATTCCGCCGGGACCGCACCTTGGCAAGAAGGTGGTCGAGGCCGAGCACGTGACCAAGTCCATGGGCGACAAGCTGTTGGTGGAGGACATGAACTTCATCATCCCGCCCAATGCCATTGTCGGCATTGTCGGCCCCAACGGCGTGGGCAAGTCCACGCTGTTCAAGATGATCGTGGGCGAGGAAAAGCCCGATTCTGGCACCATGATCCTTGGCACCACGGTCAAGTTGGCCTATGCCGACCAGAATCGCGGGTCGCTGACGCCCGGAAAGAGCGTCTACGAGATCATCAGTGGCGGGGCGGAATTCATCAAGCTGGGCGAGCGCGACGTCAATGCCAGGGCCTACTGCTCACGCTTCAATTTCGCGGGACAGGATCAGCAAAAACCCGTGGAAGTGCTTTCGGGCGGCGAGCGCAACCGGGTCCATCTGGCCCAGATGCTCAAGTCCGGGGCCAATGTGCTGTTGCTTGACGAACCGACCAACGACCTGGACGTGAACACCATGCGCGCCCTGGAGGACGGGCTGGAGAACTTTGCGGGCTGCGTGCTGGTCATCAGCCACGACCGCTGGTTCCTGGACCGCGTCGCCACCCACATCATCGCCTTTGAGGGCGATTCCACGGCAGTGTTTCTTGAGGGCAACTACAGCGACTACGTGCTGGACCGCAAGAAGCGGCTGGGCGTGGACGCGGACCAGCCCCACCGGGTCAAGTTCCGCAGGCTGACCCGCTGATCCCTCTGGATCGCGAGCAAGGACAGGCCCTCCGTCGTCATCGGCGGAGGGCTTTTATTATCGTTTGGCCTCTTCGGAGCCCAGGGGCGGACGGCGGTCCATGGCCACGGAGTTGCCGGGCCGGGACTTGGCGAATTTCTTGACGTGGGCGGCGCGTTCGCCGATCTCCATGAGCGAGCACTGGCCGCAGATTTCGATGACCCCGAGCGATATGCTGACCAGGGGATAGTTGCGCTCCTGGCCGTCGCGCCCTCTGGCCTTGATCCAACCCCTGGCCCGGTCCTCGGGGCAGTAACACCGGTTGATCAGCCTGCCAAAGCAGCGGTGAATGGACCGGCATATTTTTTCGACAGGCTCCGGCGCGGTGATGAGCACGAAGTCGTCGCCGCCGATATGGCACACCTGGGCCTCCTGCCCCGCGTGCTTGCGCGCGGCCCAGCTCATGATGTCCGCAGCCAACTTGAGAACCCCGTCGCCGTTCTTGAACCCGTAGGTGTCGTTGTAGACCTTGAAATTGTCCAGGTCGGCGTAGATGATGCTGAATTTCCGCTTCTGGGCGATGCGGCTCTCCACCTCTTTCTCGATGGCCACATTGCCGGGCAGGCCGGTGAGCGGGTTGGTGCCCTTGGCCATCTCCACCTGGATCTTGGCCATGGCGTTGAGGAGGTTCTGCACCGAGACGATGCCGTAGAGGCGGCCCTTGCGGGTGATGATGATGTCGTCGTAGGCCTTGAGATGCTCGCGCTTCATGGCCTGGCGCGCCGCCTGTTCCACCGGGGTGTCCAGTTCCACGGTCAGTGGTGTCGCGTCCATGACCGCCTCGATGGGGCGGCGGTAGTACAGGGCGATGCCGTACTGCGACGAGAGCTGGCGGTTGAGGTGGTACTCCATGACCAGCCCGCGTGGGATATCGTCGTCGGTCACGATGATGCTTGAGAAACGGCTGTTGTTCTTGAAGAATTCTTGCGCATCGGCAACGAGATAGTCGGCAGGCACCGAGTGGGGCGGGTGCGCCAGGTCGCCGATGGGCAGGGAGCAGGTGATGTTCCGGGCGCTGATGTCGCTCACGGACTGGATGTCCAGGCATTCCTTGGTCAATTCCGGCTTGGGAAAGGCGGGCCGGGCCAGAAAATACCCCTGGCCGCAGTGGACGCCGATGTCCTTGAGGCAGAGGGTCTGCGCCTTGGTCTCTATGCCCTCGGCAATGATGCGCGAGCCGATCTTGTCGGCAAAGGTCACGGTGGTCTCCACCAGGGCGCGCTTGACCGGGTCCTTGTGGATTTTGTCGATGAGCAACTTGTCGAGTTTGATGTATTCGGGCTGGAGTTGGGCGATGAGGGTCAGGCCGGCGTATCCGGCCCCGGCATCGTCCACGGCCACACAGAATCCCTGGCTGCGATAGTGATCCAGCGTCCGGTAAAAGAGGTCGAAATCCTGGACGCTGTGCCGTTCGGTGATCTCGAAGACGATGTCGTCCGGCACCAGCCCGGCCTGTTCCATCAGCTCCAGGGTCTTGCCCGGCGTGAACTCCGGATCAGCCATGGTCTTGGGGTGGATGTTCAGGAAGAGCTTCTGCCCTTTTCGCAGGGGCCCGGCGTTCCTGATGGCCGACTCGCGACACAGCCGCTCCAAGGCGAACAGCCGCCCGAACTGCTCGGCGGTCTCGAAAAGGATGACCGGGGAGCGGAAGGACGACCCTTCGGGCCCGCGCGACAGGGCCTCCCAGCCGAGAATTGAGCCGGACTTGAAGTCCAGGATGGGCTGGTAATGGGTGGAGATCAGGCTTTTGGCCAGGATGTCGTTGTAGGTGTTGGCGATGGAGAGTCCCTGCATGTCCAGCGGAGTGCGCAGGATGCGCCGCGCCTCGTCCAGGGCCGACTCGAAGCGTATGGGATCATCTCCGTCGCCGAGGCTCCCGGTGGCGTCTGGCATGGATGATCCAACCTCCAGGGTGGCGAAGCCCATGCCCAGGTCAATGCCGATGCCGGTGTGGTTGAACATGGTCCGCTTCAGTCCGTTCTGGGCCTTGAGCTTGTATTCATAGGCAATGTCCGCAGGGGCGTTGGTTCTCGGGACAATGAACGAGACCTGGCCCGGCCCGACGCTGATGGCTTCCATGTGGCGGCAGTCGTTGTTTTCGTGGGCCGTGGATGCAATGGCCTCCTTGAGTTCGTGTTCCAGTTGCTGGATGAACCCCTGACCGTACATCTCGTTGAGGATGAAGTAATCCTTGATGGCGATCAGGACCAGCGTGAACCCGCACTGGGCGGGGTGGTGGTTTCCTGTTTTGGAGAAACCCGATAGATCATAATTCATTTCAGCCTCTTGGGCGTTGTAGTTCTTGTTGAACATGAATCGCGAGAGCAAGGAGTAGGGCATGGTGTTTCCCCGGTGTCCACGAGCGGGAGCGGCTGTTGTGCCGAGGGGCATCCTGTCGGCAACAGCAATTTTCTACCTCTCGCGTGACATGAGTTGTTACTTCGGTGTGACAATTTTGCGGAGATTGCGGGCGCGAAAAAAAGGGTGGCCGCGTGATGCGGCCACCCTGACGATGCGAGGCTTGGAACAGTGGGGAATCAGCGGTAGTAGAGGTTTCGTCCGCCGATGGTCAGGAGCGCCTGCCGAAGGTTGTTGCGGATGTCCTTGCGGCTCCACACGCCCTGGATGTGGCCCCTGGACAGGGCCTTGAAGCAGTTGTGGTAGTCGGGCGGAATCTCCACCCCGGTGGTCTCCTTGATCACGCCTGGACCGGCAAAGCCGAGCCGCGAGGAGCGCACGGCATACTGGTAGGGCGAGCAGCCGAGGAACGAGGCCACTGGTCCGGCATAGGAGTTGGTGTCGTAGAGGACGATGTAGAGGCCGCCCTCCTCGATGTATTTGCGCACGGCCATGGTGCAGCGGGGCATCTGGATGAGGCCGTTGACGCCCTCCTGGATGCGGATGCCCGCCGTGCCGTGGACATAGGCCAGGAAGGGCTGGTGTTTGGACTGGGCCAGCTCCAGGGCGCGGATGAACTTCTCGCCCTCTGCCGCGCCCACCGAGCCGCCCCGGAAGTTGGCGATCAGCGTGGCGCACGTCAGGCGGATGCCTTCCAGGCTGGCGTTGAAGGTCATGCAACTGCTGTGCAGCCCGGTCTTGGCCCTGGCCGCCTCGATGCGCTTCTCAAAGCCGGGGAAGCCGGTGGGGTTGCCCGAGGCGATATCCCTGTTGAATTCGCGGACTGACCCCTTGTCGAAGACGTTGTGGAGATACCACTGGTATTCCATGGGGAAGTTGTAGCCGCAGTGGGGGCAGACACCAGAGAAGTCGGTGAACAGATCGCGCGCCCAGATGTCAAGGCAGCCGCGCTTGTCGGCGTGGGGGCAGGTGATCTCGCGGTCCACGCGCGCCTGGGGGCTGACATAGTCGCAGCTGTTGTCGATGCACAGATCCTGTGGATCGGTCTGCGACAGGCCGGTCAGCCGCATTTCCTTCTGCCTGTCGCCGATGGATCTGACCCCAAGTTTCTTGAGTGTGGACCGGTACATGGAGTCGATCTTGCCAGTGACCACATGGATTTCGTCCGTGGCCTCCTCGACGATGCGGGCGATCTTGTGCTGGAACGGCTTGATCAGCCCGTAGTGGACCGCCGAGGTGGTGGTGGAGACGATGACGCTCCGGGTGGCGTTGAGTTTTTCCAGCAGGGAGCGGTTGTCGTGGAAGGCGTGCCGGGCCAGCTTGCGGTATTTCTTGAAGCGGCGCTGGATGAGGCGCTCGCGCGCGTTCTCGGTCAGGGTCCAGCGCACGATGATGTCCGCGTGCTTGTGAAAGTGGCGCATGGCGAATGCCCGGAACAGGCGCATGCCGCGCACGGACAGGGTGACTTCATCCGTGGCCCGGACCACCTGATCGCGCAGTCGCTTGTAGAAGTCGAAATGGTCCGCCCGCACGCCCAGCGCCGGTTCCTGGATGATCTCGTCGATGTAGCCGTTTCTCAAGTTGTCCTGGGCCGTGATCTGCTGGGCAATGGCGCAGGACTCTATGAGTTCCGCCGGGGCGCGTTCCGAGCCCCGGATGCGGCCCTCAATGGCTGCCGCACCTTCGGGTGAGATGACCGAGTAGTAGCCGTGGGAGAGCATGAGCCGCTTGTCGGCCATGCCGATGGCCTCGGCTCCGCCCGAGCCGCCCTCGGAAAAGATGGCGATGATGGGCACAGGCAGCCCGGCCATTTCATAGATGTTTTCCGCGATCTGCTGGGCCGCGCCTGGGAAGTCCTCGACAGGATAGGAGCCGGGCGTGTTGACATAGGCGTGGATGGGAATCTGTTCCCTGGCCGCGACCTTCATGTATTTCAATGCCTTGCTGTTTCCCCAGGGCTTGATGGAGCCGCCGTTGCGGAACTCCTGGCCGTGGCCTTTTTCCTGGCCCACCACCATGACCGGCTGGTTGATGAGTTTCCTGCCCTTGCGGCGGGTGATGTAGGCGCGGGCGATGAGCATGCCCGGATCGATGGAGTGTTCGTCCTTGCCGCCGATCTCGGTGTAGTTGTCGTAGACGTTTTCAAGGATGTCCTTGAGGCAGGCGCGCTGGGGGTGGCGCACGATGCGCACCTTGTCCATGGCGGTCAGTTGCGCGTCTATGGCCGTCTCCATGGTCGAGAGGCGGACTTCGAGGGACTCCAGGGCACGCACGGCCCTGTCGTCGGCCACGACGTTGTTCTTGTCGGGAAATTCGCTGATTTCCCTGGCAAAGGCGTCCAGCTCAGGGCGGTCCTTGTTGCCGAGTATTTCACGGGCGTAGTTGACCCGTTCCATGAGTTCCGTGAGTTTTTTTTCTATAGTCATGGTGTGCTTATCTAGAATTCTAGCAGGTTTTCCGTGCGATCCAGAAGAAAGGGGATGTTCGATTTCATGACGCCGCCGCCAGAGTCCACGCCGCCGAGCTTCAGGTCCGCGAGGAACTCGAGACCGCGCCGTTTTGCTTCGTCAAGATCCTTGCCCCAGATGATGGCCAGGGCCAGGTTGGGGTCGTATTCCGTGGGGATCTGGTAGGGCCGGTCCAGCGGGATGTGGGTGTGAAGCGAGAGCCAGTCCCGCGGTGTCCACCGCAGTTCGTCGATTCTGCCCACCCATGGGGCGAAGCCGTTCTCGGTGTCTTCGGCGATGATCCGGTACTCGATGCTCACGCCGTCAAAGGAGATGTCTTTCTGGCTGTAGCCCTGACTCTCGCCAAGGCCGAGCCGGATCTGCTCGCGCACGAGGTTGACGTTGCTGTCGCCCCTGATGGAGGAGATGTCTGCCGAGACGCCGTTTTCCACCTGGATGCGGGTGTTCACTTCCATGAGAAAAGGCTTGCCGTCCGGAGTGACGATCCACTCCCAGGTGCCCACGTTGTCGTATTTGATCTCCCTGGCGATGGACAGGGAGTAGCCGGTGATGTCGTCGATCACCTTGGCCGCGTCGAACTCGTAGCGCAGGTTTTCGGGCCGGAATCCGGGGGCGATCTCAATGCGTTTTTGCAGGCCGGGGCTTTGCACCGAGCAGTTGCGGGTGCCGAAATGGACCGGGTTCTTGCCGCTGCGGTCCGACACGATCTGCACCTCAAGGTGGTTGAAGTTGAACACCCGCTGTTCGATGAGCACGCCCTCGTCGCTGAAGGTGCGCAGCGAGTAGTTGCGGATGCGGCGGTAGGTCTGCCGGAAGCGGGCCATGTCCTCCACCACGTCGATGCCCATGCCGCCGCCGCCCGCGGATGCCTTGACCAGGACCACGGGCCGCTTGATGCCCATGTTGGCCTGGAACTCGAAGAGGCTCTCGGCAATGGCCTCGGCCTCCATCTCGTCATATATGGCGCGATCAGAGCCGGGTACGGTGGGTACGCCGAGGCTTCTGGCCAGTCGCTTGGTGTTGATCTTGTCGCCCAGATCGCGGATGACGCGCCAGGAGGGGCCGATGAAGGCCATGGGCCTGTCGCGCTCGCTGACGCGCCGGGCGAAGCGGTAGTTTTCAGAAAAGAATCCATATCCCGGATGAATGGCCGTGGCCTTGGCCTGGTCAGCCACCGACAGGATGTCGCCCGCGTCGAGATAGTTCTGGATTCTGAAAAGCGATCCCTGGCCGCCGAGCTTGCGGGCCATGTCCACATGGCCGGAGTGCTCGTCCTCCCTGGTGTACAGGGCAACGAAGTCGAGCCCGAGCTCGGCGCACGCCTGCATGATCCTCACGGCGATCTCGCCCCTGTTGGCTATCAGTACCTTATTCCCTTGTATGCTCACTGTGACTCTTCGTCTCCTCAATTTGCGTTTTGAAGCTGCTCTAAATAGCCCTTCTCGGATGATCTTGCAAATTCTTTGCTTGTCACATAATTGCTTGGATTTCAGGTTTTTGTGGAGAAACGGGCGTTTGAATTTATTGTTATGGATTTTTTTGGGAATACTGGGTAAAGAGACTGTCCGCTTGCATTTTGCCGCCTTTTTGAACAGAATTGGGAATGGATACCGAATCGAACACAGGGAGAGTTTTCATGGATTACGTTATTGTCGGAAACGGCGTTTCGGCCATAGGAGCGATAGAGGGAATTCGACTGAAAGACACTTCCGGGAAGATTCTCGTCATCAGCGACGAAGAGGTGCCCACCTACGGAAGGCCGCTCATTTCCTACTATCTGTCCGACAAGATCAAATTCGAGACGCTCCCCTACAGGCCGGAAGCATTCTATCAAAAGAACAATATCGAGATGAAGCTCGGCTCGCGGGTGCTCTCCGTGGACACCGAGGCCAGGGAACTGCTGCTCGACAGCGGCGAAAAGGTGACCTACGGCAAGCTGCTGCTGGCTACCGGCGGCGCGCCGGTCAAGCCCGCCCTGCCGGGCATCGACGGCCCTGGCGTCTACAACTTCACCACCGTGGCCCATGCCGAGGCCCTGCGCGAGCTGGTGGACAAGGTCAAGAAGGTCGTGGTCATAGGCGCGGGCCTCATTGCCCTCAAGGCTGCCGAGGGGTTTGCCGAGAAGGGCGTGGATGTGACCATCGTCGTGCGCTCCCGGATCATGCGCACCTATTTTGACGAGACTGCCAGCGAGCTCATCGTGGCGCACCTGGAGAAGAACGGCATCCGCTTCATGCAGGGGACCGGCACAAAGGAGATCGTCCGCTACTCCGACGGCACCATCAAGGGCGTGGAGACCGACCAGGGCTTTGTGGGCGCGGATGTGGTCATAGTGGCTGCGGGCGTGCGGCCCAACATGGGGCTGGCCGTGCAGGCGGGCATCAGTACGGTCAAGGGCATCCGGGTCAACGACTTCATGGCCACCAGCAATCCCGAGGTGTTTGCGGCGGGCGATGTGGCCGAGGCCAGGGACATGCTCACCGGCGAATTCACAGTGCGCCCCATCTGGCCCAACGCCTATTCACAGGGCCGCTACGCCGGGCTGAACATGGCCGGGGCGGGCAAGCCCTATACCGGCGGCATGTCCATGAACTCCATCACCTACTACGGCCTGGCCACCATCTCGGTGGGCGAGACCAACCCAGGCGAGGGGGAAGGCTACGAGACCGAGACCTTTCTCGACCGTGACAAGTCCGTTTACCGCAAGCTCGTCTTCAAGGGCGACAAGCTGGCCGGCTGCATCCTCATCGGTGACATTGACGGTGCCGGTTTCTACACCAGTTTCATCAAAAACGGCTTCACCCTCGACGCCGACGCCCGCAAGCGGCTCATGGAGGGCGACCCCTCGCCCGCCCTGTGGCCCGACGAGTTCATCGAGGCCATGCACAATAATCCTTAAACTACAGAATAATTCATGAAAAAGGGCCGCGCATTTTGATGCGCGGCCCTTTTCCTATTTGGTCTTGTGGGTGAACACGCCGTCCCAGGTTTCTCCGGGCGGTTCCTCGGCCAGATGCTGGCACCGTTCGATATACATGTCGCAGAGCACAGGCTCGTTGCCCAGCGCCCGGAGCTCCTCGAACAAGGCGCGTGCCTCGTCGAAGCGCTGGGCCAGGTACAGTTCGTGGGCCTGCTCGTAGGTGGCCAGCTCGGCCTCCCGGATCTGCGCTTCCGCATGGGTGTAGGCTGTATAAATGGTCACCGGCTTCTCCTTGCCCTTGACCCGCACGCTGTCCAGGATGCGGAAACGGTAAGTGTCGCCGCAGGCGTCCACGATGGTCTGGCTGACCACGAGTTTCTGCCCGTAGTATTTGGTCAATCCCTCCAGGCGCGAGGCGAGGTTCACGTTGTCGCCGATCAGGGTGTAGTCGAAGAGGTCGGCGGACCCCATGTTGCCCACCCGGACGCGGCCACAGTGCACGCCGATGCCCACGGCGATGGTGAAACCGTATTTCTCGATGAACAGCGTGTTCAGGTCGTCGAGCCGGTCGAGTTGCTCCATAGCGGCGTGCAGCGCCTTGAGCTGATGGTTCTCGACATCAAGCGGCGCGTTCCAGAAGGCCATGACTGCGTCGCCGATGAACTTGTCCAGCGTGCCCTGGTTCTCGGTGATGATCCGGGTCATGGGCGTCAGGTAGTCGTGCAGCAGATTGGTCACCTGGGTGGGGGTGAGCTTTTCCGAGAGGGTGGTGAAGCTGCGCACGTCCGAGAACTGGATGGTGATTTCCTTTTCCTGGCCGTCCAGGGACAGGGACTCCGGGTCGTCCATGATCTGCGAGATGACCGAGGGCGCGAGGTAGTGGGCGAACGCGCCGTGGATGAACTTCTTGGCACTCTCCTCGCGCCAGAACTTGATGGCCGTCAGCAGGAGGAAAGTCAGCCCCAGGTTGATGAAGGGGTAGAGGGGCGAGATGAAAAGGGACTGCCGGGCGTAGAGTTGCACCGTGGCGTACCACATGGCCCAGCCCAGGGCTACCAGGGGCAGCGCCAGCCACGCGGCCCTGGCCCACATCAAAAGCAGGGTGGTCAGCAATCCCATGGTCAGCATCATGGCCAGCTCGACCCCCTTGGCCCAGTCCGGGACCATGAGGAACTGCTTGGAGAGGATGTTGTCGACGATGGTGGCGTGCGCTTCCACGCCCGGATAGCCGGGGTCGAGCGGGGTGGCCCGGATGTCCTTGAGTCCGGCGGCCGAGGTGCCGATGAAGGCGATCTTGCCGCTGAGCGCACCAGGGGCGAGGCGTTT from Pseudodesulfovibrio aespoeensis Aspo-2 includes the following:
- a CDS encoding GGDEF domain-containing protein; this translates as MPYSLLSRFMFNKNYNAQEAEMNYDLSGFSKTGNHHPAQCGFTLVLIAIKDYFILNEMYGQGFIQQLEHELKEAIASTAHENNDCRHMEAISVGPGQVSFIVPRTNAPADIAYEYKLKAQNGLKRTMFNHTGIGIDLGMGFATLEVGSSMPDATGSLGDGDDPIRFESALDEARRILRTPLDMQGLSIANTYNDILAKSLISTHYQPILDFKSGSILGWEALSRGPEGSSFRSPVILFETAEQFGRLFALERLCRESAIRNAGPLRKGQKLFLNIHPKTMADPEFTPGKTLELMEQAGLVPDDIVFEITERHSVQDFDLFYRTLDHYRSQGFCVAVDDAGAGYAGLTLIAQLQPEYIKLDKLLIDKIHKDPVKRALVETTVTFADKIGSRIIAEGIETKAQTLCLKDIGVHCGQGYFLARPAFPKPELTKECLDIQSVSDISARNITCSLPIGDLAHPPHSVPADYLVADAQEFFKNNSRFSSIIVTDDDIPRGLVMEYHLNRQLSSQYGIALYYRRPIEAVMDATPLTVELDTPVEQAARQAMKREHLKAYDDIIITRKGRLYGIVSVQNLLNAMAKIQVEMAKGTNPLTGLPGNVAIEKEVESRIAQKRKFSIIYADLDNFKVYNDTYGFKNGDGVLKLAADIMSWAARKHAGQEAQVCHIGGDDFVLITAPEPVEKICRSIHRCFGRLINRCYCPEDRARGWIKARGRDGQERNYPLVSISLGVIEICGQCSLMEIGERAAHVKKFAKSRPGNSVAMDRRPPLGSEEAKR
- a CDS encoding carboxyl transferase domain-containing protein, which gives rise to MTIEKKLTELMERVNYAREILGNKDRPELDAFAREISEFPDKNNVVADDRAVRALESLEVRLSTMETAIDAQLTAMDKVRIVRHPQRACLKDILENVYDNYTEIGGKDEHSIDPGMLIARAYITRRKGRKLINQPVMVVGQEKGHGQEFRNGGSIKPWGNSKALKYMKVAAREQIPIHAYVNTPGSYPVEDFPGAAQQIAENIYEMAGLPVPIIAIFSEGGSGGAEAIGMADKRLMLSHGYYSVISPEGAAAIEGRIRGSERAPAELIESCAIAQQITAQDNLRNGYIDEIIQEPALGVRADHFDFYKRLRDQVVRATDEVTLSVRGMRLFRAFAMRHFHKHADIIVRWTLTENARERLIQRRFKKYRKLARHAFHDNRSLLEKLNATRSVIVSTTTSAVHYGLIKPFQHKIARIVEEATDEIHVVTGKIDSMYRSTLKKLGVRSIGDRQKEMRLTGLSQTDPQDLCIDNSCDYVSPQARVDREITCPHADKRGCLDIWARDLFTDFSGVCPHCGYNFPMEYQWYLHNVFDKGSVREFNRDIASGNPTGFPGFEKRIEAARAKTGLHSSCMTFNASLEGIRLTCATLIANFRGGSVGAAEGEKFIRALELAQSKHQPFLAYVHGTAGIRIQEGVNGLIQMPRCTMAVRKYIEEGGLYIVLYDTNSYAGPVASFLGCSPYQYAVRSSRLGFAGPGVIKETTGVEIPPDYHNCFKALSRGHIQGVWSRKDIRNNLRQALLTIGGRNLYYR
- a CDS encoding biotin carboxylase N-terminal domain-containing protein; this translates as MSIQGNKVLIANRGEIAVRIMQACAELGLDFVALYTREDEHSGHVDMARKLGGQGSLFRIQNYLDAGDILSVADQAKATAIHPGYGFFSENYRFARRVSERDRPMAFIGPSWRVIRDLGDKINTKRLARSLGVPTVPGSDRAIYDEMEAEAIAESLFEFQANMGIKRPVVLVKASAGGGGMGIDVVEDMARFRQTYRRIRNYSLRTFSDEGVLIEQRVFNFNHLEVQIVSDRSGKNPVHFGTRNCSVQSPGLQKRIEIAPGFRPENLRYEFDAAKVIDDITGYSLSIAREIKYDNVGTWEWIVTPDGKPFLMEVNTRIQVENGVSADISSIRGDSNVNLVREQIRLGLGESQGYSQKDISFDGVSIEYRIIAEDTENGFAPWVGRIDELRWTPRDWLSLHTHIPLDRPYQIPTEYDPNLALAIIWGKDLDEAKRRGLEFLADLKLGGVDSGGGVMKSNIPFLLDRTENLLEF